From the Streptomyces nigrescens genome, one window contains:
- a CDS encoding MarR family winged helix-turn-helix transcriptional regulator → MMGGSEQELVDEWHGLLSLHATVHNALEQELQTQHGLSVSEFEALELLTSSEHGKCRGQDLTQAVHLSQSAASRLVARLERGGLVERVMCDLDRRGIFVVLTDEGHKRYSDAKPTHRSVLARTLRGEN, encoded by the coding sequence ATGATGGGTGGCTCAGAGCAGGAACTGGTCGACGAGTGGCATGGGCTCCTCTCCCTTCACGCCACCGTGCACAACGCTCTCGAGCAGGAGTTGCAGACGCAGCACGGCCTGAGTGTCAGCGAGTTCGAAGCCCTCGAACTCCTCACCTCCTCCGAACACGGCAAGTGCCGGGGCCAGGACCTCACCCAAGCGGTGCACCTGAGCCAGAGCGCCGCATCCCGCCTCGTCGCCCGGCTGGAACGAGGCGGCCTCGTCGAGCGGGTCATGTGCGACCTCGACCGCCGCGGCATCTTCGTCGTCCTCACCGACGAAGGCCACAAGCGCTACAGCGACGCGAAGCCGACCCACCGCTCCGTGCTGGCGCGAACCCTCCGCGGAGAGAACTGA
- a CDS encoding MbtH family NRPS accessory protein: protein MTARSAPFDPGPDGHATHLVLENPQGHLSLWPTWREPPEGWTARFGPAPHDACTRLVAADRP, encoded by the coding sequence ATGACCGCCCGCTCCGCGCCGTTCGACCCGGGGCCCGACGGCCACGCCACCCACCTGGTCCTGGAGAACCCCCAGGGGCACCTTTCCCTGTGGCCGACCTGGCGGGAGCCGCCGGAGGGCTGGACCGCCCGCTTCGGCCCGGCCCCGCACGACGCGTGCACCCGGCTGGTGGCGGCGGACCGGCCGTGA
- a CDS encoding enterochelin esterase domain-containing protein, giving the protein MSRTASAAVTAPADAAEPVPYTVASPRLTRLTRRLEQAGTSQHSALTAEFWTRVEREGTPLIEPLDDDPGHRAVTFLWRGHRATRQVLLLANGLTDPDDLAGSLLTPLPGTEIWYLTRRLRADHRGSYRLVADISPGPLPGAEEPLRARLRGLAAHAAPDPHNRMPLPGRGRSAGSSLFELPLSPPQPWREPRPDAPRGTVEQHRSPGAALGDQHVTWVYRPPAGTAAGPLDVLVLPDGELWFGALGLAPTLDALLAERRIPPLLVLAPDTSGPAAWWHMHDTHEGYADFLADELLPWAATRWPVTADPRRTVVAGQSLGGTAAVHTCLRRPERFGSALAQSPAPRPAAVRPPGTRPPGARPPAARPRRDRLPGTPGAAHGEPSWPPQWFAPPHGDGVRIHLDVARQDGTRVPGPALHDLLDRCGHTVTWQEFNGGPDYACWRGGLADGLISLLGS; this is encoded by the coding sequence GTGAGCCGCACCGCCTCCGCCGCAGTCACGGCGCCCGCGGACGCCGCCGAGCCCGTGCCGTACACCGTCGCCAGCCCTCGTCTCACCCGGCTCACCCGCCGGCTCGAACAGGCCGGTACCAGCCAACACAGCGCGCTGACCGCCGAGTTCTGGACCAGGGTCGAGCGGGAGGGGACTCCGCTCATCGAGCCCCTCGACGACGACCCCGGCCACCGGGCGGTGACCTTCCTGTGGCGCGGCCACCGCGCCACCCGTCAGGTTCTACTGCTCGCCAACGGGCTCACCGACCCCGACGACCTCGCCGGTTCACTCCTCACGCCCTTACCCGGCACGGAGATCTGGTACCTGACCCGCCGTCTACGGGCCGACCACCGGGGCTCCTACCGCCTGGTCGCCGACATCTCACCCGGCCCCCTGCCCGGCGCGGAGGAACCCCTGCGCGCCCGCTTGCGAGGGCTGGCCGCCCATGCGGCGCCCGATCCGCACAACCGGATGCCGCTGCCCGGCCGTGGGCGGTCGGCCGGCAGTTCGCTCTTCGAGCTGCCGTTATCCCCGCCTCAACCCTGGCGAGAGCCCCGCCCGGACGCCCCCCGTGGCACCGTGGAGCAGCACCGCAGCCCTGGAGCCGCCCTTGGTGACCAGCACGTCACCTGGGTCTACCGGCCGCCGGCCGGCACAGCGGCCGGCCCCCTGGATGTCCTCGTACTGCCCGACGGGGAGCTGTGGTTCGGCGCGCTCGGTCTGGCCCCTACGCTCGACGCGCTCCTCGCCGAACGGCGCATTCCGCCGCTGCTGGTGCTCGCACCCGATACGTCCGGGCCGGCCGCCTGGTGGCACATGCACGACACCCATGAGGGCTACGCCGACTTCCTCGCCGACGAGTTGCTGCCCTGGGCGGCCACACGCTGGCCGGTCACTGCGGACCCCCGTCGCACCGTCGTGGCCGGGCAGAGCCTCGGCGGCACCGCCGCGGTGCACACCTGCCTGCGCCGGCCCGAGCGGTTCGGCAGCGCCCTGGCCCAGTCCCCCGCGCCCCGGCCGGCCGCGGTCCGACCTCCTGGCACCCGGCCTCCTGGTGCCCGGCCCCCTGCTGCCCGCCCACGGCGTGATCGGCTCCCCGGCACCCCCGGGGCCGCCCACGGCGAGCCGTCCTGGCCGCCGCAGTGGTTCGCCCCGCCCCACGGGGACGGCGTCCGTATCCACCTCGACGTCGCCCGGCAGGACGGCACGAGAGTGCCGGGCCCCGCTCTCCATGACCTCCTGGACCGCTGCGGTCACACCGTCACCTGGCAGGAGTTCAACGGCGGCCCCGACTACGCCTGTTGGCGCGGCGGACTGGCCGACGGCCTGATCTCCCTGCTCGGAAGCTGA
- a CDS encoding 4'-phosphopantetheinyl transferase superfamily protein, protein MVRTRRRPCTPWSRASWRPCRPGVRPAVFVRCWTRKEACLKATGAGISETSLRTLRLGTGPLPARSPGWALMDLRGPAGYAAACAVREAAPSGDSRPTRPSASSVRQHR, encoded by the coding sequence ATGGTCCGGACGCGGCGGCGTCCCTGCACCCCTTGGAGCAGGGCGAGTTGGCGTCCCTGCCGCCCCGGTGTCCGCCCGGCCGTCTTCGTCCGCTGCTGGACCCGCAAGGAGGCCTGCCTGAAGGCCACCGGAGCGGGCATCTCGGAGACGTCGCTGCGCACGCTCCGCCTGGGCACCGGCCCGCTGCCCGCCCGGAGCCCGGGCTGGGCGCTCATGGACCTCCGGGGCCCGGCGGGCTATGCGGCGGCCTGTGCGGTGCGCGAGGCGGCTCCGTCGGGGGACAGCAGGCCCACCAGGCCGTCGGCCAGTTCGGTGCGCCAGCACAGGTAG
- the fes gene encoding enterochelin esterase, whose translation MPVPPQDAPNRPPRLARPEALPWLPEPGFALPSPDGAEDFWADVRRRGTPLVAPDPAGRADHAAVTFLWRGDARTRAVQVLPNKLADPRNPQGNLMARAPGTDIWHWTVRLRHDWRGTYDLFVDEGDGPGPDSPDYWRLLRTQGRADPYNARRLPRRWGGAPVSYAELPGAPDAVDWAPRPGVPRGTVSEHQVPSGHLGSDRRVWLYQPAGGARETAELPVLVLLDGEHWQPRLGVAHLLDNLIADGRIPPLAAVLPDSVDAGTRWAELSCRPEFVAFLTDELLPWVAGRLPVTGDPARTVIAGQSLGGLTAAYAAYSAPHRFGNALAQSGSFWWPDGPQAEWLTGALAAAPRLPVRFWLSFGEQEWVALPAARRLRETLTAAGYDDAVYREFNGGHDYLCWRTELADGLVGLLSPDGAASRTAQAAA comes from the coding sequence ATGCCCGTGCCGCCGCAGGACGCCCCGAACCGCCCGCCCCGACTGGCGCGCCCCGAGGCGCTGCCGTGGCTTCCGGAGCCGGGATTTGCGCTTCCCTCGCCGGACGGGGCCGAGGATTTCTGGGCCGATGTACGCCGCCGTGGCACCCCGCTCGTCGCTCCCGATCCCGCGGGCCGCGCCGATCACGCCGCGGTGACGTTCCTGTGGCGCGGTGATGCCCGGACCCGCGCCGTCCAGGTGCTGCCTAACAAGCTGGCCGACCCACGGAACCCCCAGGGCAATCTCATGGCCCGCGCCCCCGGCACCGACATCTGGCACTGGACGGTCCGCCTGCGCCACGACTGGCGCGGCACCTACGACCTCTTCGTCGATGAGGGTGACGGGCCCGGACCGGACAGCCCCGACTACTGGCGCCTGCTGCGCACCCAGGGCCGTGCCGATCCGTACAACGCCCGTCGGCTGCCGCGGCGTTGGGGCGGCGCCCCGGTCTCCTACGCCGAACTGCCCGGGGCTCCGGACGCGGTGGACTGGGCGCCCCGGCCGGGCGTCCCCCGCGGCACCGTCAGCGAACACCAGGTGCCCAGCGGACACCTCGGCAGCGACCGCCGGGTCTGGCTGTACCAACCGGCGGGCGGGGCGCGGGAGACGGCGGAGCTGCCCGTTCTGGTACTGCTCGACGGGGAACACTGGCAGCCCCGGCTCGGTGTCGCGCACCTCTTGGACAACCTCATCGCCGACGGCCGCATTCCGCCGCTCGCCGCCGTCCTGCCGGATTCCGTCGACGCCGGCACCCGGTGGGCGGAGCTGAGCTGCCGTCCGGAGTTCGTCGCCTTCCTCACGGACGAGTTGCTGCCCTGGGTGGCCGGGCGACTGCCGGTCACCGGCGACCCCGCCCGCACCGTGATCGCCGGGCAGAGTCTGGGCGGACTCACCGCGGCCTACGCGGCGTACTCGGCACCGCACCGCTTCGGGAACGCGCTGGCCCAGTCGGGTTCGTTCTGGTGGCCCGACGGCCCGCAGGCCGAGTGGCTGACCGGCGCTCTCGCGGCCGCGCCACGGCTGCCCGTGCGCTTCTGGCTCTCCTTCGGTGAGCAGGAGTGGGTGGCCCTTCCCGCCGCCCGGCGGCTGCGCGAAACCCTCACCGCCGCCGGCTACGACGACGCCGTCTACCGTGAGTTCAACGGCGGCCACGACTACCTGTGCTGGCGCACCGAACTGGCCGACGGCCTGGTGGGCCTGCTGTCCCCCGACGGAGCCGCCTCGCGCACCGCACAGGCCGCCGCATAG
- a CDS encoding ABC transporter ATP-binding protein: MEPAVEGLVQFVGDGEVADAVAGVVVLLGEDGVVLAAGQVLGELTDLTIAAPDGRLLLDGGSLEVRPGRITALTGPSGCGKTTLLRAVAGVLPPGTRLTAGRIEVLGRDVPALDATALRTLRRHRLAYVGQDPGSGLNPRMTVRRLLTEVAADRSPQALRDLIAEVQLPTEGGLLGRRPGALSGGQQRRVALARALARRPAALLLDEPTAGLDPELRHEIAELLRHLADRHQLAIALSCHDADLVSRLADDVVDLSRGAPAPPPLPHTTDRPLPTGAPTLTVSGLYAAFGRRGRRTPVLHDIGLAVPAGSSTGIVGASGSGKTTLVRAVVGLHRPTSGAVTLDGVRLAPTAQGRTREQRRRLQLVPQDPLGTLNPSRTVGATLGRPLRLHRRATPDQAPTRVLELLEQVGLPARFADRYPHELSGGQRQRVSIARALAADPDVLVCDEVTSALDAVTASSIMDLLDDLRDRRGLVLVLISHDLRLMASRTDSLLVLSAGRAVESGPTPQIFTSPAHPVTAALVAGAAQPA, translated from the coding sequence ATGGAGCCGGCCGTCGAGGGCCTCGTTCAGTTCGTGGGCGACGGGGAAGTAGCCGACGCCGTTGCTGGGGTTGTTGTGCTGCTCGGTGAAGACGGTGTTGTCCTGGCTGCGGGCCAGGTTCTCGGCGAGCTCACGGACCTCACGATCGCCGCCCCGGACGGCCGTCTGCTCCTGGACGGCGGCAGCCTGGAGGTCCGCCCCGGCCGTATCACCGCTCTCACCGGCCCCTCCGGCTGCGGCAAGACCACCCTGTTGCGCGCCGTGGCCGGCGTCCTGCCGCCCGGGACCCGGCTCACGGCCGGCCGCATCGAAGTCCTCGGCCGGGACGTGCCGGCGCTGGACGCCACCGCACTGCGCACCCTGCGCCGCCACCGTCTCGCCTACGTCGGCCAGGACCCGGGCTCAGGTCTCAATCCCCGGATGACGGTCCGCCGCCTCCTCACCGAAGTCGCCGCGGACCGCAGCCCTCAGGCACTGCGCGACCTGATCGCCGAGGTCCAACTCCCCACTGAGGGAGGTCTCTTGGGGCGCCGCCCAGGAGCGCTCTCCGGTGGCCAGCAGCGCCGCGTCGCCCTCGCCAGGGCACTGGCCCGCCGTCCCGCCGCACTGCTCCTCGACGAGCCGACCGCCGGTCTCGACCCGGAGCTGCGCCACGAGATCGCCGAACTCCTGCGCCACCTCGCGGACCGTCACCAGCTCGCCATCGCACTGTCCTGCCACGACGCGGACCTGGTCTCCCGGCTGGCCGACGACGTCGTGGACCTCTCCCGCGGCGCGCCCGCACCGCCACCCCTGCCACACACCACCGACCGGCCGCTCCCCACCGGCGCACCCACGCTCACCGTCTCCGGTCTGTACGCGGCCTTCGGACGACGCGGCCGCCGCACCCCCGTCCTTCACGACATCGGCCTCGCCGTGCCCGCCGGCTCCAGTACGGGCATCGTCGGAGCCTCCGGCTCGGGCAAGACGACCCTGGTCCGCGCCGTCGTCGGACTCCACCGCCCCACCAGCGGTGCCGTCACCCTCGACGGAGTACGTCTCGCCCCCACCGCCCAGGGCCGCACCCGCGAACAGCGCCGACGCCTCCAACTCGTGCCCCAGGACCCGCTGGGCACCCTCAACCCGAGCCGCACGGTCGGCGCGACCCTCGGCCGTCCGCTGCGTCTGCACCGGCGCGCCACCCCCGACCAGGCCCCGACCCGCGTCCTGGAACTCCTCGAACAGGTCGGCCTCCCCGCTCGCTTCGCCGACCGCTACCCCCACGAACTCTCCGGCGGCCAGCGCCAGCGCGTCTCCATCGCCCGCGCGCTCGCGGCGGACCCCGACGTGCTGGTCTGCGACGAAGTCACCTCCGCCCTCGATGCCGTTACGGCCTCCTCGATCATGGACCTGCTGGATGACCTGCGCGACCGCCGCGGCCTCGTCCTGGTCCTCATCAGCCACGACCTCCGCCTCATGGCAAGCAGAACCGACTCCCTCCTCGTCCTCTCCGCGGGCCGAGCCGTCGAATCCGGCCCCACTCCGCAGATCTTCACCTCCCCGGCCCACCCGGTGACCGCAGCATTGGTGGCGGGCGCGGCCCAGCCCGCATGA
- a CDS encoding MFS transporter, translated as MTSSAPLSASTSTWNAKLWGVLLTVSLVIGLDALDVSMVGVALPSIQADLGLSTSALQWIVSGYVLSYGGLLLLGGRAADLLGRRRVFLTAVAVFAAASVLGGLVDDGTLLIATRILKGMAAAFTAPAALSIVTTTFAEGPARNKALGVFSVFGASGYSAGLVLSGLLTQVGWRWTFFLPVPVAVIAWIAANRLLPKDGPRSSGGYDIPGAITSVGAMLLLVYTVVEAPEAGWAAPNTLIQFAIAAVLLLAFLVIERRSAHPLVRLGILRSGSLARANLGISVFFGGYIGFQFVVMLYFQSVLQWSALQTALGFLPAAAIVAFGSPRMDPLIERVGTSRTIAGGVIAHLIGYVLFLVIDRDAPYVVGVLPSMILLGIGFTLAFASFNIQATAGIPDHEQGLAGGLLNTSTQVGGAIGLAIVTAVLTAGGEGRTGPDALLAGFTPALLTITVLSAIGLLIGLSGVLGRRKTDTATVEPTVQPASKPADEPELALID; from the coding sequence ATGACTTCCTCCGCACCCCTGTCCGCCTCCACCTCCACATGGAACGCCAAACTCTGGGGAGTCCTGCTCACGGTCTCCCTCGTCATCGGCCTCGACGCGCTCGACGTCTCGATGGTGGGCGTCGCCCTCCCCTCCATCCAGGCAGACCTGGGCCTGTCCACCAGTGCGCTGCAGTGGATCGTCAGCGGCTATGTCCTCAGCTACGGCGGGCTGCTGCTGCTGGGCGGACGCGCCGCCGATCTGCTCGGCCGCCGCCGGGTGTTCCTGACCGCGGTGGCCGTGTTCGCCGCGGCCTCCGTGCTCGGCGGTCTGGTCGACGACGGGACCCTGCTCATCGCGACCCGCATACTCAAGGGCATGGCGGCGGCGTTCACCGCGCCTGCCGCGCTGTCCATCGTCACCACCACGTTTGCCGAAGGGCCGGCGCGCAACAAGGCGTTGGGCGTCTTCTCCGTCTTCGGGGCCAGTGGCTACTCGGCCGGTCTGGTGCTCTCCGGCCTGCTGACCCAGGTCGGCTGGCGGTGGACGTTCTTCCTGCCGGTACCGGTCGCCGTGATCGCCTGGATAGCAGCCAACCGCCTGCTGCCCAAGGACGGCCCCCGCTCCTCCGGCGGGTATGACATCCCCGGCGCGATCACCTCGGTCGGCGCGATGCTGCTGCTCGTCTACACCGTCGTCGAAGCGCCGGAGGCCGGCTGGGCCGCTCCGAACACGCTCATCCAGTTCGCCATCGCCGCGGTGCTGCTGCTCGCCTTCCTCGTGATCGAACGCCGCAGTGCGCATCCGCTGGTCCGTCTCGGTATCCTCCGCTCGGGCTCGCTGGCACGGGCCAACCTGGGCATATCCGTGTTCTTCGGCGGCTACATCGGCTTCCAGTTCGTGGTCATGCTCTACTTCCAGTCGGTGCTGCAGTGGTCGGCGCTCCAGACCGCGCTCGGCTTCCTTCCGGCCGCAGCGATCGTGGCCTTCGGCTCGCCGCGGATGGATCCCCTGATCGAACGGGTCGGCACCTCGCGCACCATCGCCGGCGGTGTCATCGCTCATCTCATCGGCTACGTGCTCTTCCTCGTCATCGACCGGGACGCCCCCTACGTCGTCGGTGTGCTGCCCAGCATGATCCTGCTCGGCATCGGGTTCACCCTGGCCTTCGCGTCCTTCAACATCCAGGCCACCGCCGGCATCCCGGACCACGAACAGGGCTTGGCCGGCGGCCTGCTGAACACCTCCACGCAGGTCGGCGGCGCGATCGGACTCGCCATCGTCACGGCCGTCCTCACCGCCGGAGGTGAAGGCAGGACCGGCCCCGACGCCCTGCTCGCGGGCTTCACTCCGGCGCTGCTCACGATCACCGTCCTCTCGGCGATCGGCCTGCTCATCGGACTGTCGGGAGTGCTCGGACGGCGCAAGACCGACACGGCGACGGTCGAGCCGACGGTCCAGCCGGCGTCCAAGCCGGCGGACGAGCCGGAGCTCGCCCTCATCGACTGA
- a CDS encoding MATE family efflux transporter, with protein MLTTLLRDSRALAALAVPLILTQLAQVALTTTDTVMMGLLGTEELAAGGLALVIFNQLRTMGVGLLTSVGNQIAAAAARLERTEDAAEPGEGGKTGEREAAHAEIRGIVRASMVLATLAGLAGAVLMLLIGQALIWLGQDAAVVERTRAMLLALAPGLLPCLWFQAIRQFTVGMRRPQALLQITLASIAVNAGLNWVFLHGTWGLPQLGLTGIGVATSTVYLLSCLALYLSAKKDAQLAPLLSLNAAKADGATSLRLVGLGVPIAATYGSEAGFFSLTALMAGSFGPAALAAHTAVNQLVYIVFQVAVGLSHAASINVSRELALGRTDDARRLKNTALACAAAVMTLVGIAYLSLPRVVLFPFLDSGSDQALGIATHLLMVTAVLQFFDCAQNIGVGLLRGLDDTKSGFRITLIGYWAVGLPTSWLLAYALDLATLGIWLGLLTGLATTALLLLRRYNHQLAGYRSEPVPA; from the coding sequence ATGCTGACCACTCTCCTCCGCGACAGCCGCGCCCTGGCCGCGCTCGCCGTCCCCCTCATCCTCACTCAGCTCGCCCAGGTCGCCCTGACCACCACCGACACCGTGATGATGGGTCTGCTCGGCACCGAGGAACTCGCCGCCGGCGGCCTGGCCCTCGTCATCTTCAACCAGCTGCGCACCATGGGCGTCGGTCTGCTCACCTCCGTCGGCAACCAGATCGCCGCCGCGGCGGCCCGCCTCGAACGCACGGAAGACGCGGCCGAGCCCGGGGAAGGGGGGAAGACGGGGGAAAGGGAAGCGGCGCACGCGGAGATCCGCGGGATCGTCCGCGCAAGCATGGTTCTCGCCACGCTCGCCGGCCTCGCCGGAGCCGTGCTCATGCTCCTGATCGGGCAGGCCCTGATCTGGCTCGGTCAGGACGCGGCCGTCGTCGAACGGACCCGGGCGATGCTGCTCGCCCTGGCCCCCGGACTGCTGCCCTGCCTGTGGTTCCAGGCCATCCGCCAGTTCACCGTCGGTATGCGCCGCCCCCAGGCCCTGCTGCAGATCACCCTCGCCTCCATAGCCGTCAATGCCGGTCTGAACTGGGTTTTCCTCCACGGCACATGGGGACTGCCCCAGCTGGGCCTGACCGGCATCGGCGTCGCCACGTCCACCGTCTACCTCCTCTCCTGTCTCGCCCTCTATCTCTCGGCGAAGAAGGACGCTCAACTGGCGCCCCTGCTCAGCCTCAACGCGGCCAAAGCCGATGGGGCCACCTCCCTACGGCTCGTCGGCCTCGGTGTGCCGATCGCTGCGACCTACGGCTCCGAAGCCGGGTTCTTCTCGCTCACCGCGCTGATGGCCGGCTCCTTCGGCCCCGCCGCCCTGGCCGCGCACACCGCCGTCAACCAGCTCGTCTACATCGTCTTCCAGGTCGCCGTCGGCCTCTCCCACGCCGCCTCGATAAACGTCAGCCGCGAACTCGCCCTCGGCCGTACCGACGACGCACGCCGCCTCAAGAACACCGCGCTGGCCTGCGCGGCAGCCGTCATGACCCTCGTCGGTATCGCCTACCTGTCCCTGCCCCGGGTCGTCCTTTTCCCCTTCCTCGATTCCGGCTCCGACCAGGCCCTCGGCATCGCCACCCACCTGCTCATGGTCACCGCCGTCCTCCAGTTCTTCGACTGCGCGCAGAACATCGGCGTCGGACTCCTGCGGGGACTCGACGACACCAAGAGCGGCTTCCGCATCACCCTCATCGGCTACTGGGCCGTCGGACTCCCCACGTCCTGGCTCCTCGCCTACGCTCTGGACCTCGCCACCCTCGGCATCTGGCTCGGCCTGCTCACCGGCCTGGCGACGACTGCCCTGCTCCTCCTGCGCCGCTACAACCACCAACTGGCCGGCTACCGGAGCGAACCAGTCCCGGCCTGA
- a CDS encoding YncE family protein — MTSLAYRIRRTAAIAVSLAAGSTLALAGTATAHSGKTSGPAAQSAPVAKGLYQSAYSERNHVLWATSSVGRPPVTNSSLVKVDPRTLEVKATYTPPVTNPQTGAVEAVYGVAVDDEHNTVWTTNTRDNSVAVYSQRTGKHLATLPGVKHAREVVVDEKHNLAWASGFGDGSVVAFDTRTYKEKKRVAVAGSSPAGLAVNERSGAAYATDLANDRIIEIAPRAKSPRLIPTGDGPLSIALSKDGRTAYSADQAAGTVSVINLRKGAVTKTVPTGAGALAVSADPRSGRVLVANRTTATVTVVDPGKGAVVDTLATGANPNHVQVAHGAAFVVAKSGSGPEGQDVLHRFPLGR; from the coding sequence ATGACCTCACTCGCCTACCGCATCCGCCGTACTGCCGCGATCGCCGTGAGCCTCGCCGCGGGCAGCACTCTCGCCCTGGCCGGCACCGCGACGGCGCACTCCGGCAAGACGTCGGGTCCGGCCGCTCAGTCCGCGCCGGTCGCCAAAGGCCTGTATCAGTCCGCGTACTCCGAGCGGAACCATGTCCTCTGGGCCACGTCCTCCGTGGGCCGGCCGCCGGTCACCAACTCCAGCCTGGTGAAGGTCGACCCGCGCACCCTGGAGGTCAAAGCGACGTACACGCCGCCGGTCACCAACCCGCAGACGGGCGCCGTCGAGGCGGTCTACGGCGTCGCCGTCGATGACGAGCACAACACCGTCTGGACGACGAACACCCGCGACAACTCCGTGGCCGTCTACAGCCAGCGCACCGGCAAGCACCTCGCCACGCTGCCCGGCGTCAAGCATGCCCGCGAGGTCGTCGTCGACGAGAAGCACAACCTGGCCTGGGCGAGCGGCTTCGGCGACGGCAGTGTCGTCGCCTTCGACACCCGTACCTACAAGGAGAAGAAGCGGGTCGCGGTCGCGGGATCGAGCCCCGCGGGTCTCGCGGTCAACGAGCGGTCCGGTGCCGCGTACGCCACCGACCTCGCCAACGACCGGATCATTGAGATCGCGCCGCGCGCCAAGAGCCCGCGCCTGATCCCGACGGGCGACGGACCCCTCTCGATAGCCCTGTCCAAGGACGGCCGCACCGCGTACTCCGCCGACCAGGCCGCCGGCACCGTCTCGGTGATCAACCTGCGCAAGGGGGCCGTCACCAAGACCGTGCCGACCGGTGCGGGCGCGCTGGCCGTCTCCGCCGATCCGCGCTCGGGCCGGGTCCTGGTCGCCAACCGCACCACGGCCACCGTCACGGTCGTCGACCCCGGGAAGGGCGCCGTCGTCGACACCTTGGCCACCGGTGCCAACCCCAACCACGTCCAGGTGGCCCACGGCGCCGCGTTCGTGGTCGCCAAGTCCGGCTCCGGCCCCGAGGGCCAGGACGTCCTGCACCGCTTCCCCCTCGGGCGCTGA
- a CDS encoding pyridoxal-phosphate dependent enzyme: protein MARSQDNTVFTEQHNNPSNGVGYFPVAHELNEALDGRLHVLIGAVGTGGALCGTARELRTLIPSFRTIGVEPKGSIAFGGPAHDYYQSGTGTPEGAEIGALVDFDLIDEGVKVGDVEAFATCRAVARTGLLIGGSAGGVVHVALSRLASLPPGTTMVALINDGGEKYLDTVFNDEWMRARGLLAPTTEREIEELLTKLRRNR from the coding sequence CTGGCCCGCAGCCAGGACAACACCGTCTTCACCGAGCAGCACAACAACCCCAGCAACGGCGTCGGCTACTTCCCCGTCGCCCACGAACTGAACGAGGCCCTCGACGGCCGGCTCCATGTCCTCATCGGCGCGGTCGGCACAGGGGGCGCCCTCTGCGGCACCGCCCGCGAACTGCGCACCCTCATACCGTCGTTCCGCACCATCGGTGTCGAACCCAAGGGGTCGATCGCGTTCGGCGGGCCCGCCCACGACTACTACCAGTCCGGCACCGGCACCCCCGAGGGAGCGGAGATCGGCGCCCTGGTCGACTTCGACCTCATCGACGAAGGGGTCAAGGTCGGCGACGTCGAGGCGTTCGCGACCTGTCGCGCCGTCGCCCGCACCGGGCTGCTGATCGGCGGCTCCGCAGGCGGAGTCGTCCACGTGGCCCTGTCCCGGCTGGCCTCGCTGCCGCCCGGCACCACCATGGTCGCCCTCATCAATGACGGCGGCGAGAAGTACCTGGACACCGTCTTCAACGACGAGTGGATGCGCGCCCGTGGTCTCCTCGCCCCCACAACGGAGCGAGAGATCGAAGAGCTCCTCACCAAGCTCCGGAGGAACCGATAG